In the Solanum pennellii chromosome 5, SPENNV200 genome, one interval contains:
- the LOC107020615 gene encoding myb-like protein X — translation MSRCFPFPPPGYEKKLRPEEGDLLKEEKRKEKKHKKEKKDKEKREGKEKRDRDRSDGKHREKKEKKDKHRDKKEKHKDKKKDKDKDKDKEKSSISEEGRVAVPPGASSGGKLHERDEHKDRQISSEKGRDEHKERHISSEKAKLPNQFHVQHGEKPFKTSISVEAEDPKFAQELDRRIRDEEKGAQSQLAERSPVEWKRDEKSDRVGIKVFGNLVDREKNKEERGSNNNKMDAETFRGEHRIGANATPPSFSTMAKNNFEGFPRPVEQNVGNREETPKPKERRDDKPREKNKDKEREKHSHGKQKDKEKEKKKEEKSKDKNEHKRSRKDKSKDNNKNDFVVLSNNKPPLVSKENIAGTATEGIVKKRKNVETNGFLHESEVRPAKLLRPSSSQQPTQNGKKLDTHPKADIFSSIIQGVASDTIVENKEHKINGSIEGQPMFSIKATASSMIPGADQIAEICKKPLFSVKAKDSFVIPGADLIAEASKKPLFSVKAKDSSVIPGAVPIAEASKMPLYSVKAKESSVIPGADLTAEASKKPLFSVKAKDSSVIPGADQIAEASKKPLSSVKAKASSLIPGADQIAEASKRPPHPDSKYLSQILSVPVMDDWSGYDDQEWLSGSKRTLPRSTEISLDEVNKEHCVWSEALQIDSADVCALPYVIPY, via the exons ATGTCGCGCTGTTTTCCTTTTCCACCACCAGGATATGAAAAGAAGCTTAGACCAGAGGAAGGAGACTTATTAAAAGAG GagaaaagaaaggagaaaaaacataaaaaggaaaagaaggacAAGGAGAAGAGAGAAGGTAAAGAAAAAAGGGATAGAGACAGAAGTGATGGGAAACacagagagaagaaagagaaaaaggatAAGCACAGGGACAAGAAGGAAAAACACAAGGACAAAAAGAAGGACAAGGACAAGGATAAGGATAAAGAGAAAAGCAGCATCTCTGAGGAGGGAAGAGTTGCCGTTCCACCTGGGGCTTCTAGTGGGGGGAAACTTCATGAGAGAGATGAACATAAAGATAGACAGATCAGCTCAGAGAAAGGGAGAGATGAACATAAAGAAAGACACATTAGCTCAGAGAAAGCCAAACTCCCAAATCAGTTTCATGTCCAGCACGGAGAGAAGCCCTTTAAGACCAGCATCTCTGTTGAGGCAGAGGACCCAAAATTTGCGCAGGAGTTGGATAGGAGGATCAGAGATGAAGAGAAAGGTGCACAAAGTCAGTTGGCAGAGAGATCTCCAGTTGAGTGGAAAAGAGATGAAAAGTCAGACAGAGTGGGCATCAAAGTTTTTGGAAATTTGGTTGACAGGGAAAAGAATAAGGAGGAGAGAGGATCTAATAACAATAAGATGGACGCGGAAACATTCAGGGGTGAACATAGAATTGGAGCTAATGCAACACCTCCCAGTTTTTCTACAATGGCAAAGAACAATTTTGAAGGATTTCCCCGACCAGTGGAACAAAATGTTGGGAACAGAGAGGAAACACCGAAACCTAAGGAAAGACGTGATGACAAGCCAAGAGAAAAAAACAAGgataaagaaagggaaaagCACAGTCATGGAAAGCAGAAAGAcaaggaaaaagagaagaaaaaggaagagaagtCGAAGGataaaaatgaacacaagaGAAGCCGGAAGGATAAATCAAAAGACAACAATAAGAATGATTTTGTTGTTCTTAGTAACAATAAGCCTCCACTGGTGTCCAAAGAAAACATTGCTGGTACGGCCACCGAGGGAATTgtcaaaaagagaaagaatgtTGAAACTAATGGTTTCCTGCATG AGAGTGAAGTCAGGCCTGCTAAATTGCTGCGGCCCTCATCCTCTCAGCAGCCAACACAGAATGGAAAGAAATTGGACACTCACCCAAAAGCAGACATATTTTCTTCTATTATACAGGGAGTTGCTTCTGATACAATAGTGGAAAACAAGGAGCACAAGATAAATGGTAGTATAGAAGGTCAGCCCATGTTCAGTATTAAGGCAACGGCTTCATCCATGATTCCTGGTGCTGATCAGATTGCTGAAATATGTAAAAAACCATTATTCAGTGTTAAGGCAAAGGATTCTTTCGTGATTCCTGGTGctgatctgattgctgaagcATCAAAAAAACCATTGTTCAGCGTTAAGGCAAAGGATTCTTCCGTGATTCCTGGTGCTGTGCCGATTGCTGAAGCATCTAAAATGCCATTATACAGTGTTAAGGCAAAGGAGTCTTCCGTGATTCCTGGTGCTGATCTGACCGCTGAAGCATCTAAAAAACCATTGTTCAGTGTTAAGGCAAAGGATTCTTCCGTGATTCCTGGTGCTGATCAGATTGCTGAAGCATCTAAAAAACCATTGTCCAGTGTTAAGGCAAAGGCTTCTTCTTTGATTCCTGGTGCTGACCAGATTGCAGAAGCATCTAAAAGACCTCCTCATCCCGATTCCAAGTATTTAAGCCAGATACTCTCAGTTCCTGTGATGGATGATTGGTCTGGATATGATGACCAGGAATGGTTGTCCGGAAGCAAAAGAACTCTGCCCAGGAGTACCGAAATAAGTCTAGATGAAGTCAATAAGGAACATTGTGTATGGTCTGAAGCTTTGCAAATAGACTCCGCTGATGTTTGTGCTCTGCCATATGTTATACCTTATTGA